A stretch of the Synechocystis sp. PCC 7338 genome encodes the following:
- a CDS encoding NYN domain-containing protein, producing the protein MKPLNYNALLLVDGYNIIGQWNHLKQTRESFGLEMARQTLIDELISYSSHQGYQTQVVFDAQYQQSPASQEHFSPHLSIHYTAWLQTADTFIEKRCAHYCRHSYEYPGRVIVATSDRAQQLTVVGYGAEWMSAHLLAQEVDQSRAQIRQQAKHYGKKSQRRSPKGKPLGEKQRGWVHKLDPSVREKLSQWRYGVD; encoded by the coding sequence ATGAAGCCCCTCAATTACAACGCACTCCTGCTGGTGGATGGCTACAACATCATCGGCCAGTGGAATCATCTCAAACAAACCCGTGAAAGCTTTGGACTGGAAATGGCCAGGCAAACCCTGATTGATGAACTGATCAGCTACAGCAGTCACCAGGGCTATCAAACCCAAGTGGTTTTCGATGCTCAGTACCAACAAAGCCCTGCTAGCCAAGAGCATTTCAGCCCCCACCTTTCCATCCACTACACCGCCTGGCTCCAGACCGCCGACACGTTCATTGAAAAGCGTTGTGCCCATTATTGTCGTCACAGCTATGAGTATCCCGGTCGGGTGATTGTTGCTACTTCTGACCGGGCCCAGCAGTTAACAGTGGTGGGTTACGGTGCTGAATGGATGTCGGCCCATCTTTTGGCCCAGGAAGTGGATCAGAGTCGGGCCCAAATTCGCCAACAGGCCAAGCATTACGGCAAAAAGAGTCAACGGCGATCGCCAAAGGGCAAACCGTTAGGGGAAAAGCAACGGGGTTGGGTGCATAAATTAGACCCATCGGTGCGGGAAAAGCTTAGTCAATGGCGTTACGGCGTTGATTAG
- a CDS encoding DUF2062 domain-containing protein: MVNLTPPRKAGHWRLWQRQIRYLYVKLLRLQSTPHALARGLAVGSFAGMFPFFGLQTAIALVLAIPLRGNKIVAAGATWISNPFTYVPIYWFNYRLGLLLLQREGVPFNELDWQSTELLKYGGDAAIALLVGSLVAGAGVGLTAYVFGLRSFTWIAIRKQKSKSRGR, from the coding sequence TTGGTTAACTTGACTCCCCCCCGTAAAGCCGGCCACTGGCGCCTGTGGCAACGACAAATCCGCTATCTATACGTCAAGTTATTACGACTGCAGAGTACCCCCCATGCCCTGGCCCGGGGTTTGGCCGTGGGTTCCTTTGCCGGGATGTTTCCATTTTTTGGTTTGCAAACGGCAATCGCCTTGGTGTTGGCCATTCCTCTAAGGGGTAATAAGATTGTGGCGGCGGGGGCCACTTGGATTAGCAATCCTTTTACCTACGTACCTATCTACTGGTTTAACTACCGCCTCGGGCTTTTGCTGTTGCAACGGGAGGGGGTCCCCTTCAATGAGTTGGACTGGCAGTCAACGGAATTGTTGAAGTATGGCGGCGATGCGGCGATCGCCCTTTTGGTGGGCTCCTTGGTGGCGGGCGCTGGAGTGGGCTTAACGGCCTATGTCTTTGGCTTGAGGAGCTTCACTTGGATTGCAATCCGTAAGCAGAAATCGAAAAGTCGTGGTCGTTAG